Proteins encoded in a region of the Actinomycetes bacterium genome:
- a CDS encoding PspA/IM30 family protein, which translates to MAGFFKRLTLIFKSKANSALDKAEDPRQTLDYSYEKQLELLQKVRRGVADVATSRKRLELQLAGLDQQSSKLENQGRQALAAGREDLAREALTRRSGIQQQISDLQGQLAQLQGEEERLVTAQQRLQAKVEAFRTKKETIKATYTAAEAQTKINEAFSGISEEMSDVGLAVQRAEDKTAQMQARAGAIDELMASGALEDASGTTKDDLTLELERLSSSSDVEQELSRLKGEIGQGAAPAGLPAGTSAPAAEAAPAIPVESAEETP; encoded by the coding sequence ATGGCAGGCTTCTTCAAGCGCTTGACCTTGATCTTCAAGTCAAAGGCGAACAGCGCGCTGGACAAGGCCGAGGACCCGCGTCAGACCCTCGACTACAGCTACGAGAAGCAGCTCGAGCTGCTGCAGAAGGTGCGGCGGGGGGTCGCCGACGTGGCGACGTCGCGCAAGCGCCTCGAGCTGCAGCTGGCCGGCCTGGACCAGCAGAGCAGCAAGCTGGAGAACCAGGGCCGCCAGGCGCTCGCCGCCGGACGGGAGGACCTCGCCCGCGAGGCGCTGACCCGGCGGTCCGGCATCCAGCAGCAGATCTCCGACCTGCAGGGGCAGCTCGCCCAGCTGCAGGGCGAGGAGGAACGGCTGGTCACCGCCCAGCAGCGGCTGCAGGCCAAGGTCGAGGCCTTCCGCACCAAGAAGGAGACCATCAAGGCCACGTACACGGCCGCGGAGGCGCAGACCAAGATCAACGAGGCGTTCTCGGGCATCTCCGAGGAGATGAGCGACGTCGGTCTGGCCGTCCAGCGGGCCGAGGACAAGACCGCTCAGATGCAGGCGCGGGCGGGGGCGATCGACGAGCTGATGGCCAGCGGCGCGCTCGAAGACGCCAGCGGCACCACGAAGGACGACCTGACCCTCGAGCTCGAGCGGCTGTCCAGCTCTTCCGACGTGGAGCAGGAGCTGAGCCGGCTCAAGGGCGAGATCGGCCAGGGTGCGGCCCCGGCCGGACTGCCGGCCGGCACGTCAGCCCCAGCCGCCGAGGCCGCCCCCGCGATCCCGGTCGAGAGCGCTGAGGAGACGCCATGA
- the htpX gene encoding zinc metalloprotease HtpX — MTCWEPKGSFPADVKTRYAADRGLTTRMVLTMFLLGLLYVVLMALLMVIGLPAWLALGIAAAGLFFQWYFSDSVALYAMHARVVTPEEAPQLHAVIDRLCALADMPKPRVAIADTDIPNAFATGRSPGRSVVCATTGLMRRLDAEELEGVLAHELSHVAHRDVAVMTIASFVGVLAGFLTRAMMWSSMGRDRRDQNAALVFLVVLVVSVVVYALSFLLIRVLSRYRELSADRSGALLTAKPSALARALQKVSGDMAAIPSRDLRKAEAFNAFFFTPARSQGLSLSTLFSTHPPLEQRLEQLAKIATQLGQA; from the coding sequence GTGACCTGCTGGGAGCCGAAGGGCTCCTTCCCGGCTGACGTGAAGACCCGCTACGCAGCGGACCGCGGGCTGACCACCCGGATGGTCCTGACGATGTTCCTCCTCGGGCTGCTCTATGTGGTCTTGATGGCCCTGCTCATGGTCATCGGGCTGCCCGCCTGGCTGGCCCTGGGCATCGCCGCGGCCGGTTTGTTCTTCCAGTGGTACTTCTCCGACTCGGTGGCCCTGTACGCCATGCACGCCAGGGTGGTCACCCCCGAGGAGGCTCCCCAGCTGCACGCGGTCATCGACCGGCTGTGCGCCCTGGCGGACATGCCCAAGCCGCGGGTGGCGATCGCGGACACCGACATCCCCAACGCGTTCGCCACCGGCCGGTCCCCGGGCCGGTCCGTGGTGTGCGCCACGACGGGTCTCATGCGGCGGCTGGACGCCGAGGAGCTCGAGGGTGTGCTGGCCCACGAGCTGTCCCACGTGGCGCACCGCGACGTCGCGGTGATGACGATCGCGTCGTTCGTGGGGGTGCTGGCCGGCTTCCTCACGCGCGCGATGATGTGGAGCTCGATGGGCCGGGACCGCCGCGACCAGAACGCCGCTCTGGTGTTCCTCGTGGTCCTCGTGGTCAGCGTTGTCGTCTACGCGCTCTCGTTCCTGCTGATCCGGGTGCTCTCGCGGTACCGCGAGCTGTCCGCGGACCGCAGCGGAGCGCTGCTCACGGCCAAGCCGTCGGCGCTGGCCCGGGCGCTGCAGAAGGTGTCCGGCGACATGGCGGCCATCCCGAGCCGCGACCTGCGGAAGGCCGAGGCGTTCAACGCGTTCTTCTTCACCCCGGCGCGGTCCCAGGGGCTCTCGCTGTCGACGCTGTTCTCCACGCACCCGCCGCTGGAGCAGCGGCTCGAGCAGCTGGCCAAGATCGCCACGCAGCTCGGCCAGGCCTGA
- a CDS encoding AIM24 family protein, which translates to MTIAHKIVGNAMQMIVCQVGEGQTVYAEAGKFLWKTVNVGVQTRIGDPSAPSAGGKAGLAAMAASMGKRMLAGESIAFQHFTPQGGSGLVSLAGTLPGEVRALELDGTRGWYADKDAFVGAESTVHFDIAFSGLRSGLRGGEGFILEKFTGVGTVFVAGAGNFIELNPAKYGGKIQVHTGCIVAFEDSITYGIERVGGLNLQVMTNAVLGGNGFNLATLEGDGTVILQSMTIESLSHAIVKNARLGHDEKASNPFGSILGGND; encoded by the coding sequence ATGACCATCGCGCACAAGATCGTCGGCAACGCGATGCAGATGATCGTCTGCCAGGTCGGAGAGGGGCAGACGGTCTACGCGGAGGCCGGCAAGTTCCTCTGGAAGACGGTCAACGTGGGCGTGCAGACCCGCATCGGGGATCCGAGCGCTCCCTCCGCGGGCGGAAAGGCCGGCCTGGCAGCCATGGCGGCGTCCATGGGCAAACGCATGCTGGCGGGGGAGTCGATCGCCTTTCAGCACTTCACCCCCCAGGGGGGTAGCGGGCTGGTGAGCCTGGCCGGCACCCTGCCCGGCGAGGTCCGCGCGCTCGAGCTGGACGGCACCCGCGGCTGGTACGCGGACAAGGACGCCTTCGTCGGGGCCGAGTCGACGGTCCACTTCGACATCGCCTTCAGCGGCCTTCGGTCCGGTCTGCGAGGAGGCGAGGGGTTCATCCTAGAGAAGTTCACCGGCGTCGGCACCGTGTTCGTGGCCGGGGCCGGCAACTTCATCGAGCTCAACCCGGCCAAGTACGGCGGCAAGATCCAGGTGCACACCGGCTGCATCGTGGCCTTCGAGGACTCGATCACCTACGGGATCGAGCGGGTCGGCGGGCTCAACCTGCAGGTCATGACGAATGCCGTCCTCGGGGGCAACGGGTTCAACCTCGCCACCCTGGAGGGTGACGGTACGGTGATCTTGCAGTCGATGACCATCGAGAGCCTGTCGCACGCGATCGTGAAGAACGCGCGGCTGGGTCACGACGAGAAGGCGTCCAACCCGTTCGGAAGCATTCTGGGAGGGAACGACTGA